The following are from one region of the Paracoccus sp. S3-43 genome:
- a CDS encoding aspartate kinase, with the protein MPLLVMKFGGTSVADLDRIKNAATKVRREVERGYDVIVIVSAMSGKTNELVGWVEQTSPLFDAREYDAVVSSGENVTAGLMALTLQEMGVPARSWQGWQVPINTTAQHSAARFVDIPRANIDAKFAEGFKVAVVAGFQGLGPDGRITTLGRGGSDTTAVAFAAAFGAERCDIYTDVDGVYTTDPRITSKARKLNRIAFEEMLELASLGAKVLQTRSVELAMRYKVRLRVLSSFEDTDENSGTLICAEEEIMESKVVNGVASSRDEAKITLVTVEDRPGISAAIFAPLADAGVNVDMIVQNISEKDYEDHPGSVTDMTFSVPINQVERAKRAMEEAKAAGHIAYDELVVDTEVAKVSVVGIGMRSHAGVAAKMFKALADENVNIKVIATSEIKISVLIDRKYMELAVQALHDAFGLEAA; encoded by the coding sequence ATGCCGCTTCTGGTGATGAAATTCGGCGGAACCTCGGTGGCCGATCTTGACCGGATCAAGAACGCGGCCACCAAGGTCCGGCGCGAGGTCGAGCGCGGCTATGACGTGATCGTCATCGTCAGCGCCATGTCCGGCAAGACCAACGAACTGGTGGGCTGGGTCGAACAGACCTCGCCGCTGTTCGACGCGCGCGAATACGACGCGGTGGTCAGTTCGGGCGAGAACGTGACCGCCGGGCTGATGGCGCTGACGCTTCAGGAAATGGGCGTGCCCGCGCGGTCCTGGCAGGGCTGGCAGGTGCCGATCAACACCACCGCGCAGCATTCCGCCGCGCGTTTCGTGGACATTCCGCGCGCCAATATCGACGCGAAATTCGCCGAGGGCTTCAAGGTCGCCGTGGTCGCGGGCTTCCAGGGGCTTGGCCCGGACGGGCGCATCACCACGCTGGGCCGGGGCGGCTCGGACACCACCGCTGTGGCCTTCGCCGCCGCCTTCGGGGCCGAACGCTGCGACATCTATACCGATGTGGACGGCGTCTATACGACCGACCCGCGCATCACCTCGAAGGCCCGCAAGCTGAACAGGATCGCCTTCGAGGAGATGCTGGAACTGGCCTCGCTGGGCGCCAAGGTGCTGCAAACCCGGTCGGTCGAGCTTGCGATGCGCTACAAGGTGCGACTGCGCGTGCTATCCTCGTTCGAGGACACGGACGAAAATTCGGGCACCCTGATCTGTGCCGAGGAGGAAATCATGGAATCCAAAGTCGTCAACGGCGTCGCCTCGTCCCGCGACGAGGCCAAGATCACCCTGGTCACGGTCGAGGATCGCCCCGGCATTTCCGCCGCCATCTTCGCCCCCCTGGCGGATGCCGGCGTGAACGTCGACATGATCGTCCAGAACATTTCCGAAAAGGATTACGAGGATCACCCCGGTTCGGTGACCGACATGACCTTTTCCGTCCCGATCAACCAGGTCGAACGCGCCAAGCGGGCCATGGAAGAAGCCAAGGCCGCGGGCCATATCGCCTATGACGAACTGGTCGTCGATACCGAGGTCGCCAAGGTCTCGGTCGTCGGCATCGGGATGCGCAGCCATGCGGGCGTCGCCGCGAAGATGTTCAAGGCGCTTGCCGATGAAAACGTCAACATCAAGGTCATCGCCACCAGCGAGATCAAGATTTCGGTGCTGATCGACCGCAAATATATGGAATTGGCGGTGCAGGCGCTGCATGATGCCTTTGGCCTGGAAGCGGCCTGA
- a CDS encoding SDR family NAD(P)-dependent oxidoreductase, with protein sequence MTILVTGASRGIGHALAAAYAAAGQRVIRANRNPVGDQWRLDVTRPADFDALRDRLEGESLDLLVCNAGIYNDEASADAQRTAELWAQAFAVNVTGAFLTVQACLPALRRGAGKIALIGSAMGSDQRAPGGSYAYRASKAALLNLGRNLAADLDLPVGIYHPGWVRTDMGGAGAEIELRQSVAGLMQRFAELDTDSSGCFRAFDGSSVPF encoded by the coding sequence ATGACGATCCTTGTGACCGGCGCCAGCCGGGGCATCGGCCATGCGCTGGCCGCGGCCTATGCGGCGGCGGGACAGCGCGTGATCCGCGCCAACCGCAATCCGGTGGGCGATCAATGGCGGCTGGACGTGACACGGCCCGCCGATTTCGATGCGCTGCGGGACCGGCTGGAGGGCGAAAGCCTTGACCTGCTGGTCTGCAACGCCGGGATCTATAACGACGAGGCGTCGGCGGATGCCCAGCGGACCGCCGAACTCTGGGCTCAGGCTTTCGCGGTCAACGTCACCGGCGCCTTCCTGACCGTCCAGGCCTGCCTGCCCGCCTTGCGGCGCGGGGCGGGCAAGATCGCGCTGATCGGCAGCGCCATGGGGTCGGATCAGCGCGCGCCGGGCGGATCCTATGCCTATCGCGCCAGCAAGGCCGCGCTGCTGAATCTGGGCCGCAATCTGGCGGCCGATCTGGACCTGCCGGTGGGCATCTATCACCCCGGCTGGGTCAGGACCGACATGGGCGGGGCGGGGGCCGAGATCGAGCTGCGGCAATCGGTGGCGGGGCTGATGCAGCGCTTTGCCGAACTGGACACGGACAGCAGCGGTTGTTTCCGGGCCTTCGACGGCAGTTCCGTGCCGTTCTGA
- a CDS encoding DUF1178 family protein, which translates to MIRYALRCDQGHDFDGWFRSSDAFERTRAAGHVACTHCGSIRVEKTLMAPSVAAKPSEPAPGSAEAALRALRRQVEANSDYVGLKFVDEARAMHEGRAPSRAIHGEAKIEDARRLIEDGVPVAPLPFIPRQKAN; encoded by the coding sequence ATGATCCGCTATGCTTTGCGCTGCGACCAGGGCCATGATTTCGACGGCTGGTTCCGTTCCTCCGACGCGTTCGAGCGGACTCGGGCGGCCGGTCATGTCGCCTGCACGCATTGCGGATCGATCAGGGTCGAAAAGACCCTGATGGCCCCCTCGGTCGCCGCCAAGCCCTCGGAACCGGCCCCCGGCTCGGCCGAGGCCGCCCTGCGCGCCCTGCGCCGGCAGGTCGAGGCGAACAGCGATTATGTCGGCCTGAAATTCGTCGACGAGGCCCGCGCCATGCACGAAGGCCGCGCCCCCAGCCGCGCGATCCACGGCGAGGCGAAGATCGAGGATGCACGCAGGCTGATCGAGGACGGCGTGCCGGTGGCGCCCTTGCCCTTCATTCCCCGACAGAAGGCGAACTGA
- a CDS encoding glycosyltransferase N-terminal domain-containing protein, whose protein sequence is MSYRALAHVVEASLRLRALAGGAEALRQRLALDAVAPADIWVHGASVGELTSARPVIAALARTHRVLVTANSVTGRDRAAGWGLPARLAPLDVPGALARFLDRVRPRLQVTVESEFWPLRSQALAARGIPQAVIGARLSQRSAARWARLPGLIGPTLRRLAALSAQDPGSESRLRGLGLPAASILPPLDLKLLTPAGIVPPPPGPDRDRTLLAASTHEREEAAVLDAWAQARRHRPDLRLILAIRHPPRGDAVAAQLAQRGLAFERRSQGGAGGTVLLADTLGEMDRWYAAAGICFVGGSLTDRGGHTPWEPAAHGCAILHGPHVGNFRDAYAALDGAGGAWSVDAAGLADQAARLAGDPAQARRMGRAARAVLDRRAGDPAALIAHLRELAGRPRRPDIGGEGERFDR, encoded by the coding sequence ATGTCCTATCGCGCCCTTGCCCATGTCGTCGAAGCCTCTCTTCGCCTGCGCGCCCTGGCGGGCGGGGCCGAGGCGCTGCGGCAGCGGCTGGCCCTGGATGCCGTCGCGCCGGCCGATATCTGGGTCCATGGCGCGTCGGTGGGGGAACTGACCTCGGCCCGGCCGGTCATCGCGGCCCTGGCGCGGACGCATCGGGTGCTGGTGACGGCCAACAGCGTCACCGGGCGGGACCGGGCCGCGGGCTGGGGGCTGCCCGCGCGCCTGGCGCCGCTGGATGTGCCGGGGGCGCTGGCGCGGTTCCTGGACCGGGTGCGGCCCCGGTTGCAGGTCACGGTCGAATCCGAGTTCTGGCCGCTGCGGTCGCAGGCCCTGGCGGCGCGGGGCATTCCGCAGGCGGTGATCGGCGCGCGGCTGTCGCAGCGTTCCGCCGCGCGGTGGGCGCGCCTGCCGGGGCTGATCGGCCCGACCCTGCGGCGGCTTGCCGCCCTGTCCGCGCAGGATCCCGGCAGCGAATCGCGGCTGCGCGGGCTGGGGCTGCCCGCCGCCTCCATCCTGCCGCCGCTGGATCTGAAGCTGCTGACCCCGGCGGGGATCGTGCCGCCTCCGCCCGGACCGGACCGCGACCGGACGCTGCTGGCGGCCTCGACCCATGAGCGAGAGGAAGCGGCGGTTCTGGACGCATGGGCGCAGGCGCGGCGGCATCGCCCCGACCTGCGGCTGATCCTGGCCATCCGCCATCCGCCGCGCGGCGATGCGGTGGCGGCCCAGCTGGCGCAACGCGGCCTTGCCTTCGAACGGCGATCCCAGGGCGGGGCGGGGGGCACGGTGCTGCTGGCCGATACGCTGGGCGAAATGGACCGCTGGTATGCGGCGGCGGGGATCTGCTTTGTCGGCGGGTCGCTGACCGACCGGGGCGGACATACGCCCTGGGAACCCGCCGCCCATGGCTGCGCGATCCTGCACGGCCCGCATGTCGGCAATTTCCGCGATGCCTATGCCGCACTGGACGGCGCGGGCGGGGCATGGTCCGTCGATGCGGCGGGACTGGCCGACCAGGCGGCGCGGCTGGCGGGCGATCCGGCGCAGGCCCGCCGGATGGGGCGGGCGGCCCGCGCGGTGCTGGACCGACGCGCGGGCGATCCGGCCGCCCTGATCGCGCATCTGCGGGAACTTGCGGGAAGGCCGCGCCGACCCGATATAGGCGGGGAAGGGGAAAGGTTCGACCGATGA
- a CDS encoding error-prone DNA polymerase, with protein MPQNDHQAPRRTLSGDFAPNPRAPFVELGVTSAFSFLRGASEATELVLTAHMLGYDALGIADLNSLAGVVRLHAAAHRAALRPIIGARIVLTCGTGFLAYPRDRAAYGRLSALISKGRMRDPQGRWQAKGLCDLVLDDLADHAEGLALIWLPGEDLSALPGLAARLPGLRHVAASWLCRGDDVARINRLDRAARACGLSILATNDVHYHLPERRPLQDVMTCIRHGTTIDRAGFLLQANAERHLKSPGEMVRLFARWPHAIRAARDLADELTFSLKELSYEYPRETAPPGREPLDYLTEVTWAGAAARYPGGVPDKVRAALNHELALIGKKDIAQYFLTIREIVEFARSQGILCQGRGSAANSAVCFVLGITPVDPAHFDLLFERFISEDRDEPPDIDVDFEHERREEVIQYIYDKYGRDRAALCATVIHYRPRSAIREVGRAMGLSEDITGALARTVWGSWGSDMGQAEAHEAGVDLSDRRLRRTLTLAEQMIGMPRHLSQHVGGFILTQGLLTETVPIGNGAMADRSFIEWDKDDIDELGILKVDVLALGMLTCIRKCFDLIAAHHGRRLTLADLNPAAPDAGPVFEMLCRGDSVGVFQVESRAQMNMLPRLRPRKFYDLVIEVAIVRPGPIQGDMVHPYLRRRNGQEPVEYPQPGPSHPPDELKKILKRTKGVPIFQEQAMKIAMVAAQFDSKKANELRKAMATFRSRGTIQDLENDMIEGMTRRGYDPTFARRCFDQIKGFGEYGFPESHAAAFAHLVYVSSWLKHYYPAAFAAALLNSQPMGFYAPAQIVRDAREHGVPVRAVDVNFSDWNNTLEPDGGGVALRLGLRQVEGLGQAAAQRLIAARDRPYAGLADLQGRARLDTGAIRRLAAADAFRSAGLDRRAALWDAKALRDAPDLPLFRQGQDEGPETPVILPAMPVCEQVVADYQTLRLSLKAHPMRFLRRSMTRQGYVRAADLPGIGQGQPVRLAGLVLIRQRPGSAKGVCFITVEDETGTANLVIWPQTFGAFRKVIMTARLIDIQGRVQRGEGVIHVVVARLADRSDVLARLSGELQPLPGAEGAVRALPDRRQTHPRDVRVIPKSRDFH; from the coding sequence ATGCCGCAGAACGATCATCAGGCCCCGCGCCGCACGCTGAGCGGCGATTTCGCGCCGAACCCGCGCGCGCCCTTCGTGGAACTGGGGGTCACCTCGGCCTTTTCGTTCCTGCGCGGGGCCTCGGAGGCGACGGAACTTGTCCTGACGGCGCATATGCTTGGCTATGACGCCCTGGGCATCGCCGACCTGAACAGCCTGGCCGGGGTGGTGCGCCTGCATGCCGCCGCCCATCGCGCCGCGCTGCGTCCGATCATCGGCGCGCGGATCGTGCTGACCTGCGGGACGGGCTTTCTGGCCTATCCCCGCGACCGCGCGGCCTATGGGCGGCTGTCCGCCCTGATCTCCAAGGGCCGGATGCGCGACCCTCAGGGACGCTGGCAGGCCAAGGGCCTCTGCGACCTGGTGCTGGACGATCTGGCCGATCATGCCGAGGGGCTGGCGCTGATCTGGCTGCCGGGCGAGGATCTGTCGGCGCTGCCCGGCCTTGCCGCCCGGCTGCCGGGGTTGCGCCATGTCGCGGCGTCGTGGCTTTGCCGCGGCGACGACGTGGCGCGGATCAACCGGCTGGACCGGGCGGCACGGGCCTGTGGGCTGTCGATCCTGGCCACCAACGACGTGCATTATCACCTTCCCGAACGCCGTCCCTTGCAGGACGTGATGACCTGCATCCGCCACGGCACCACCATCGACCGCGCCGGATTCCTGTTGCAGGCCAATGCGGAACGCCATCTGAAATCGCCCGGAGAGATGGTCCGGCTGTTCGCCCGCTGGCCCCATGCGATCCGCGCCGCCCGCGATCTGGCCGACGAGCTGACCTTTTCGCTGAAGGAACTGTCCTATGAATACCCGCGCGAGACCGCCCCGCCGGGGCGCGAGCCGCTGGACTATCTGACCGAGGTGACCTGGGCGGGGGCGGCGGCGCGCTATCCCGGCGGCGTGCCCGACAAGGTTCGCGCCGCGCTGAACCACGAGCTTGCGCTGATCGGCAAGAAGGATATCGCCCAGTATTTCCTGACCATCCGCGAAATCGTGGAATTCGCCCGGTCGCAGGGCATCCTGTGCCAGGGGCGCGGCTCGGCCGCCAATTCGGCGGTCTGCTTCGTGCTGGGCATCACGCCCGTCGATCCCGCGCATTTCGATCTGCTGTTCGAGCGTTTCATCAGCGAGGACCGCGACGAGCCGCCCGATATCGACGTGGATTTCGAACATGAGCGCCGCGAGGAGGTGATCCAGTATATCTATGACAAATACGGCCGCGACCGCGCCGCGCTGTGCGCCACGGTGATCCATTACCGCCCGCGTTCCGCCATCCGCGAGGTCGGCCGCGCGATGGGCCTGTCCGAGGACATCACCGGCGCGCTGGCCCGCACCGTCTGGGGATCCTGGGGCAGCGACATGGGCCAGGCCGAAGCGCATGAGGCGGGCGTGGACCTGAGCGATCGGCGCCTGCGCCGCACCTTGACGCTGGCCGAGCAGATGATCGGGATGCCCCGCCACCTGTCCCAGCATGTCGGCGGCTTCATCCTGACCCAGGGCCTGCTGACCGAGACGGTGCCCATCGGCAACGGCGCCATGGCCGATCGCAGCTTCATCGAATGGGACAAGGACGATATCGACGAACTGGGCATCCTCAAGGTCGATGTGCTGGCCTTGGGGATGCTGACCTGCATCCGCAAATGCTTCGACCTGATCGCCGCGCATCACGGCCGGCGGCTGACGCTGGCCGACCTGAACCCCGCCGCGCCCGACGCAGGCCCGGTCTTCGAGATGCTGTGCCGGGGCGACAGCGTGGGCGTGTTCCAGGTCGAAAGCCGGGCGCAGATGAACATGCTGCCGCGCCTGAGGCCGCGCAAATTCTATGATCTGGTGATCGAGGTCGCCATCGTCCGTCCCGGCCCGATCCAGGGCGACATGGTCCACCCCTATCTGCGCCGCCGCAATGGGCAGGAACCGGTGGAGTATCCGCAACCGGGGCCGTCCCATCCGCCGGACGAGCTGAAGAAGATCCTGAAACGCACGAAAGGCGTGCCGATCTTTCAGGAACAGGCCATGAAGATCGCCATGGTGGCGGCCCAGTTCGATTCGAAGAAGGCCAATGAATTGCGCAAGGCGATGGCGACCTTCCGGTCGCGCGGCACGATCCAGGATCTTGAGAACGACATGATCGAGGGCATGACCCGGCGCGGCTATGACCCGACCTTCGCGCGGCGCTGCTTCGACCAGATCAAGGGGTTCGGCGAATACGGCTTTCCCGAAAGCCATGCGGCGGCCTTCGCGCATCTGGTCTATGTCTCGTCCTGGCTGAAGCATTACTATCCCGCGGCCTTCGCCGCCGCGCTGCTGAACAGCCAGCCGATGGGCTTCTATGCCCCCGCCCAGATCGTCCGCGACGCGCGCGAGCATGGCGTTCCGGTGCGGGCGGTGGATGTGAATTTCTCGGACTGGAACAATACGCTGGAACCGGACGGGGGCGGCGTGGCCCTGCGGCTGGGGCTGCGCCAGGTCGAGGGGTTGGGACAGGCGGCGGCCCAGCGGCTGATCGCGGCGCGCGACAGGCCCTATGCGGGGCTGGCCGATCTGCAAGGGCGGGCGCGGCTGGATACGGGGGCGATCCGGCGGCTGGCTGCGGCGGATGCGTTCCGCTCGGCCGGGCTGGACCGGCGTGCGGCGCTGTGGGATGCCAAGGCGCTGCGCGACGCGCCCGACCTGCCGCTGTTCCGGCAGGGCCAGGACGAGGGGCCGGAAACCCCCGTCATCCTGCCCGCGATGCCGGTCTGCGAACAGGTCGTGGCCGATTACCAGACGCTGCGGCTGTCGCTGAAGGCGCATCCGATGCGCTTCCTGCGCCGCTCGATGACGCGGCAGGGCTATGTCCGCGCCGCCGACCTGCCGGGGATCGGCCAGGGCCAGCCCGTGCGGCTGGCGGGGCTGGTCCTGATCCGCCAGCGGCCCGGCAGCGCCAAGGGCGTCTGCTTCATCACCGTCGAGGACGAGACCGGCACCGCCAATCTGGTGATCTGGCCCCAGACCTTCGGCGCCTTCCGCAAGGTCATCATGACGGCGCGGTTGATCGACATCCAGGGCCGGGTGCAGCGCGGCGAGGGGGTGATCCACGTCGTCGTCGCCCGACTGGCCGACCGCAGCGACGTGCTGGCGCGCCTGTCGGGCGAATTGCAGCCCCTGCCGGGGGCCGAAGGGGCTGTCCGCGCCCTGCCGGACCGCCGCCAGACCCATCCGCGCGATGTCAGGGTGATCCCGAAGTCGCGGGATTTCCACTGA